The segment AAGCATTACCAATGGTTCCCCAGGCAACTTCATTTCCGTTGTTAGAGAAATTGGTAAAATTTTCCAATCCACGAACGTTTCTATATATTTTTGATGCTTGCGCTAATCCCAAAAGTCTTGGCATTTGACCGGCAGTAGGCGAAATATCTGCGCTTGAATTTTTTTGTTGGGTCAGGTTTTTCCAATTCCCGTTTTCATCGATGGAATGTGTGGTAAAATGACCACCCATTTGTCTTCCGGCACTCATTGGATCGTGCTCTAAATCGGGATGACCATATAAACCGGCAAAAAATTGTTGAATAGTTAACTCACCAATTGCCATCATAAACGTTTGATCACGATAATAACCGGAGCGGAAATCACCGTTTTGAAATGCCTTAGCCATCGCTAATTGCGGCACTTCTTTTCCGTCACCAAAGATTCCGAATTTTGCTTTTCCGGTTAGCACTTCCTTTCGACCTAAAAGACTACATTCTCTACTTATTGTGGCAATTTTGTAATCATTTAAAACTTCTTGTTTGAAGTCTTCAAATGTAATTTCGGTTTTGGAAGTGGTTTCAGACATATAAAAGGAAATATTTCGTGACGAAACAAATTTAAATAAAAAGAAGCAATAAATTTATATTATGACCCGAAAATATATTTTAATTATCTGTAATTTATATGTTATAAAAAGAAGTTTCAATGAAAAATATTCAACAAAAAGACAAGTATTCAGATAAATATTCAATATAAGAATAGTTTAACTTGCGTTTAAAACCATTTTCTGGTAAAAAGTGTAATCAGTGTTTCCGGTCTGAAAGCTACGATAAATCTGATTCTTTCGCCGTAATTTTGTTGGCCAATTTCCCAACCGTTATTGGAATAAACAGGAAAATATAATTCGAAATAGTCGGTTACGAGATTTAGGCGTATTCCGCCGTCGTAAACAAATTTTGGTGCAATGTTCGCGTTTTTGATAAAACCGATATCGCCATACGCCTCAATCCAAGTCCAAATGCTATAACCGGCATTAACGGTTGTCATCCATCTGTTTGCTGTTCTGGTTTCAAGCATTGATTTGAAAAAACCATCAGAAACAATAGATTGCTGACTAAATAATCCTTTGGTTTCGGAACGACCTAAATATTCGCTTTCAAAAAGATAATCGGTTGGTCTGTCTAAGCCAAAGTCAAAATAGGTTGACTTCGTTTTGTTGTGCAAAAAGGTTCCGGCAAACAGACGAATATTTAGCGAACGATTGTTGTCAAAGAGTCTTCGGTATTGAATTTCTCCCGCAAGTTTTCCAAAATCGGGAGCGTATTGAAAATCTCCCATAAAAGAAAGATGGTTGGTGACTTCCGTTTTTGTGTTGATATATTTTGTGTTGAAAACAGCATAATTTTCACTTTTATCTGCTACCGTAAATGCTGTTTTTTCCTTACTGACAATGACTTCTTTTACAATAAATAATTCTTTTCTATTATCTCTGAAATCGTCAGGTCTGATATTGAAAAATATTGTTGGTGCCAACTTAGTATAATATGCATCAGGCGCATAATGCAGGTATTGACCGCTCATCATATAGCGGATAAAGTACAAATTACTATCGCGATTGAATTGATTGAAATACAGATAACCTTTACCTGAAAGGCTTTGTGCTTTGGTAGAAACTGTCGGATTTAAATCGAAATTGAAAGGTTTGTCTAGGATTGTTTTATTATGAAGGCGTATTCCGGGTAAAAGCCCATCATATAAATTGTATTCTAAAGTCGGAATATAAACTACTTGATTGTAATAAGGATCTTCTAAATCTTTAAAGAAAATGAATTTTATCGGACGATTAGTAACGCGCAAACTGCTTAAGGAACGCCAGTTGTTTCTCAGATTATATTCGGGAACTTCATTTTTGTAATTGATAACAATTTTCTCAGCATTATTTCTCGGAATAGTATAAATGCTATCTTTAATAACGGTGTCAAACCATTTTTTGAAGACGACATTTTTATCTTTTATGCCATACACAGAAATAGGTACATTGGTTTCGGTTTTGTTTTTTAAAGAAAAACTAACACTGTCTTTGGTTCGGGTAAGTTTGTCGAATTTAAAATCGATAATGTCACGGGAATCGATTATTTTATCAAAAAACCAATCTATTTTTTTAGGGGAATTGGTTGTTAAAATACTTTCAAAATCTTTTGCCTGGGTTTGCTTTGTTTTATTTAAGGCAACGAATTCCTTAATGCTATTTGGCACACTATTGTTTTCCAAATAACTGTCAAGATATCTCAAACTCAATCCGGCTCTGTATTTTGAGGCAATTTTTTCGTTGAATTTTATCAAAGTGTTTTTTGGATTACTCAAAGCCTGATCCAAATTTTTTCGTGCCATCAGCATGTACAAATAGCTGTACTGACCATTAAAATTTAGGCTTACCAGATTATAACCTCTCAACAATTTTAACTTGGCAACACTTCCCATCATTTTGCTGTCAGGATGATGTTCTTCTATATATTTCATCATAACATAGACCTGAATTCCGTCATAAATCCAGTTGTCTTTTCGCGGATCAAGTTGTAAAGTGTTGTGCAGATAATTGTTTAAGTAGGTTTTTAGAAACTTAATTTCATATAAAAACTCATCGGGAAAAGGGCTGATAAAAAGTGGTAGTTGATTTAATCCGTAAAAAGGATTTCTGTCATAATCAGCCTGAGCAACAGTGACTTTTGATTGTGGAAATTTACCCAGATTTTCGGAAACATAATTTACAATTCTATCAATAATAATGGCTCTTTGAATATCGTTTAACCTATCGTCTTTTAAATTGGAAACGACTTCAATACTGCCGTTTTTATAGATTTCGAAATCCTTTTTTCCATCGACAAACAGATTGAAATCCTGGCGGTTTTTCCCTGAGAAATGATAGTTGTTTAAACCATTTGTAGTTTCTCTTTGTGTTTCATACAAATCTGAAAACAAATCAAATTTTTGTGGCACTTTGACAACAGCATCATAGTCCGAAAGCGCGTTGGCACAATCGTCTAAATTTAAATTGTCATACTTGGCAAACCCTTTTTTTTCGTATCGCGCCGGAATAAGAAAGCAGTTTTTGAGATACATTTTGCCGTTTTCGCCATAGCCATATTTTGTAAATTTATCGCTCGGAATTTTCACAGTATAACTCAGCGTAAAGCTTGCTTTTTGATTGGGCAGCAACTTTTCTTTAAGCCGAATTTGAATAACATCAGGATAGTTTTTATCTCTTTCCCAGGTCAACAAAGTCTTACTTCCATCAGCGATAGTAATGTTATTGGTTCGGCCTCTTTCTTTTTCTTTGGCCAAATGAAAACTTCTTCCAAACTCATCGGAAAAACGTGCTGCCAAAGGAGTGTTCTTTGATGTGTAACCATTCATCCAATCGTTTAAAACGATATTAGTCAGTGTGTCGTTGGTTTGATTGAAGTAGATCAATTCCTGATTGACCGTCAATTCCTTCTTTTCATTGTCGACTTCCACAATCATTTTGGAATTGTGTTGCGCAAAAGAGATAAAGCTGAAAAGAAAAAGTATGTAGTGTAGTTTTTTCAAGGTTTTGATTTGGGTTTAAAAAAGGCGCTGAAAACTACCTTCGTAAATTCAATCGCACCGGCTTTGTTCATATGGCCACAGGTTGAAAAATATTTATCATCAGTTACGGCGTTTTCAAATCTATGGATTTCGGGATAAACCGAATTGATATGATTGAAATAATCCCTGTTGATAGTACTCATGCACATTGGTGTTGTTATCGCAATTAAATTGATATTATTTTTTTTGCAAATGGCTTTGATTTCTTCGTAGCCAATATTCCTTTTTGGATAATATTTCGATAAATCTGCAGGAACCATTTTTCCCGGGATTGATTTCAAAGGATTAAACCCATCATTATCCAAAGCATTTGTTTTCTTATGAACAAGTGAAAAGTACATTTCCCTAAATCCAACACGCGCATCATAATGCAGATACCTGTAAAACGGGATATAAACCAGTTTTTTATACTCAGGTATATCGTTGTAATGATCCTGGATAATTTGTGATTGATGCAAATAAGGCATAAACAAAGAACGTATGGCTTCGGAATGATCATTTGTGTTAATATTCAAATCTACCTGTAGGATGAGATTTTTAATCTTATAGTTGCGTTCGACCATCAACTTTAACATCAATGCTGATTCTTCCAGTCGGGAACGCGTAATTCCAAAGTTGAACGTTTTATAGCCTTGCTCATTAAATATTTTTGGTACCAAATGATTGTTGACGCGGGAAGAACCGAGGAAAACAACATCATAATTTTTGTCTTTTGAATTGTATAGATAACTGATTTTATTTCGGTCATCATTTTGCTTGTAAACCAGGGTATACAGCACATCAAGAATTCCCATTACAAGGATTAATATTGCCAATGCTTTTACTATGAATATTAAAAACTTCTTCATTAGAACTGAAAATAAATAAACTCCTTATAATCCGAAAATACTCCCAAAGCCACAATAGCAGCCAGGCATAAGCCTAATTTCAGCCAACTATATTTCCCGGATATTGGTTCAATTTTAGTTCGGCTGTTCCATTCGACAATTACAAATACAAATAGCATTAACAAAAGCTCATAACTATAGCGTTCGATACTGAAATATTGCTTTGAAAAATGCATATCGGTAAACATTCGCTTGATGTAAAATAACGCATCATGAATTGTTTTTGCACGGAAAAATATCCAGGCGAAACACGTAATTATAAATGTGATGAGAATATTGAAAATAATTCTGAGCGACGAAAAATTTAATCCTAATTCAAACTCTTCGATGTTGTTTCGGTTTCTGTTTAATAACAACAAGGGAATAAAATACAGTGCATTGATAAATCCCCAGGCGATAAATGTCCAGCTTGCACCATGCCAAAATCCACTAACCAAAAAAATGATAAAAGTGTTTCTGACTTTAAACCATTTTGAGCCTTTGCTTCCACCTAGTGGAATGTATAAATAATCGCGAAACCATGTCGTTAACGAAATGTGCCAACGTCGCCAAAATTCGGCGATATCTCTTGAAAAATAAGGATAATTGAAGTTCTTCAGTAAATCAATCCCGAAGAGTTTTGACGTTCCTAAAGCAATATCGGAATAACCTGAAAAGTCGCCATAAATCTGGAAAGCAAAATAAACCGCACCCAAAATCAGCGACAGCGAATTCATCGAATTGTAATGATTGAAAATTTCGTTAGTGTAGTTTGCACACGTATCAGCAATAACCACTTTTTTGACCAAACCCCAAATGATTTGGTAGATTCCTTCTTTGGCTTTTTCGAAATCGAATTCTCTTTTTACTTTTAATTGCGGTAAAAGATGCGTCGCTCTTTCAATCGGTCCGGCAACCAGCAAAGGGAAATAGCTCACGAATAATGAATAATCAACAAAATTGTGTTCAGCCTTAATTCGTTTGTAATAAATATCGATGATATAGGACAAGCCATGAAAAATATAAAATGAAATTCCGACCGGAAGTACTATTTTCAATATAATTGGACTGACATTAAATCCGATTGTACTAAACAAATCAGCAAAGGATTTGGAAAAGAAATTGTAATATTTGAAAAAGCCAAGTACACTAAGGCAAATTATTATTGTCAGCCAAAGCCAAAACTTCCGTAACCTTTGTGAGGAATTGTTCTCTAACCGGATTCCGGCAAAATATACCAGCAACGTTGAAAAAAGTAACAGAAATAAAAATCGCCAATCCCAACACGAATAAAAATAATAACTCGCCAGTATAAGAATATAATTTTGGGAAGTCTTTGATTTATTCGGCATAAACCAATACAACAGAAAAACTATTGGCAGGAAAATAGCAAAATTTAAAGAGTTGAAAAACATGTTAAAAGTAAATTAGCTGGTATTGCTATCAGCTGAAATCGAAATGCTGAACGCTTAAAAATTTGGACTCAGATTGTATTTTTTGTAGAAATTATCCAAAGCTTCAACTACTTCATCTTCAGTATCCACAATTTTAATCAGGTTCATGTCATCCGGATTAGCATTGTGTTCTTTTTCAATCATCACCGTTTTTATCCAGTTTATCAATCCCGACCAATATTCTGAACCAACCAATATGATTGGGAATTTTCCAATTTTTTTGGTTTGGATAAGCGTTACCGCTTCAAATAATTCGTCCAAAGTTCCGAAACCACCAGGCATTACAACAAAACCTTGCGAATATTTTACAAACATGACCTTGCGTACAAAGAAATAGTCAAAATTCAGGTTTTTATCTTTATCAATATACGGATTGTAATGTTGCTCAAAAGGCAGTTCAATGTTCAAACCAACTGATGTTCCTTCGCCATTATGAGCGCCTTTGTTTCCGGCTTCCATGATTCCGGGACCACCACCTGTGATAACGCCATAACCGGCTTTACTGATTTTATAGGCAATTTTTTCGGCCAACAAATAATATTTATTATCGGGTTTTGTTCGTGCTGAACCAAAAATAGAAACACAAGGCCCAATTCTGGCCATGCTTTCGTATCCATTCACAAACTCGGACATGATTTTAAAAATCGCCCAGGAATCGTTGGTTCTAACTTCGTTCCAGGTTTTTTGTTTTAATTTTTCCTGGATTTTATCATCTTCATTTAGAAAATCTTCTCTCATTTTATTCTGTTTTTTTAATGTAAAAGCAAACGCGCTAAAGTAATTCTTTTTTCAAAAACTCCGCGGTGTAGCTTTTCTTATTCTTTATAATTTCTTCAGGTGTTCCTTTGGCAACCACTTCACCGCCGGCTTTTCCGCCTTCAGGACCAATATCGATAATGTAATCCGCTAATTTGATTACATCCATATTGTGTTCAATAATCAAAATCGAATTGCCTTTGTTTACCAATTTATTAATCACATCCATTAGCACGCGAATGTCTTCAAAATGCAAACCGGTCGTAGGTTCATCCATAATGTAGAAGGTGTTTCCAGTATCTTTTTTGGATAATTCGGTAGCCAGTTTGATACGTTGCGCTTCACCGCCGGAAAGCGTTGTGCTTTGTTGTCCCAAAGTGATATAACCTAAACCAACATCCTGAATTGTTTTAACTTTTCGATAGATTTTTGGTATGTTTTCAAAAAACGGAACTGCTTCATCAACGGTCATGTTCAACACATCCGAAATTGATTTTCCTTTGTATCGAATTTCCAAAGTTTCTCTGTTGAAACGCTTGCCCTGACAGGTTTCGCATTCTACATAAACATCCGGAAGGAAACTCATTTCAATCGTTCTCACGCCTGAACCTTCGCAGGTTTCGCATCTTCCGCCGGAAACATTAAAGCTAAATCTTCCCGCTTTATAACCACGAATCATGGCTTCAGGTGTCATGGTGTACAAGCTTCTGATTTCCGAAAAAACATCGGTATATGTCGCCGGATTCGAACGTGGCGTTCTACCAATCGGACTTTGATCAATGTCGATTACTTTGTCGATATGTTCTAAACCTTCAATCTTTTTATACGGTTGCGGTTTTTTGACGCCATTGAAATAATAGGCATTCAAAATAGGATAGAGCGTTTCATTAATCAATGTTGATTTTCCACTTCCTGAAACTCCGGTTACGCAAATTAGTTTTCCTAAAGGTAATTCGATGGAAACATTTTTAAGGTTATTTCCGGTTGCTCCAGTCAATTTTAAGAATTTGCCATTGCCTTCGCGACGTTTTTTTGGAACTTCAATTTTCTTTTCACCATTCAGATACATTGCCGTCATGGTGTGTTCTTTCAAAAGTTCTTTTGGAGTTCCTTTACTGATGATTTCACCTCCAAATTTTCCGGCTTTTGGGCCGATGTCAATCACATAATCAGCACGTTCAATCATGTCTTTGTCATGCTCCACCACCAAAACAGAGTTTCCAATATCGCGTAATTGTTCTAACGAATGGATTAGTTTTTCATTGTCTCTTTGGTGCAAACCAATACTTGGTTCGTCCAAAATATAAAGCACACCAACCAACTGCGAACCAATTTGGGTTGCCAATCGGATGCGCTGGGCTTCACCACCCGAAAGCGATTTGGAACTACGGTTTATCGATAAATAATTCAGGCCGACATTCACCAAAAAGCGCAAACGGTCTTTGATTTCTTTGACGATTTCCGTCGCGATGATTTTTTGTTTTTCAGATAGATTTTTGTCTAATTCGTCAAACCAAGCCGATAATTCCGAGATATCCATAGTCGATAAATCGAAAATATTTTTCTCGTAAATTCGGAAATACATCGCTTCTTTTTTCAGACGCGAACCTTCACATTCCGGACAAATTACTTCGTCCATAAATTCTTTTGCCCAACGCTTTATAGAAGTCGATTGACTTTCGTCGTATTGATTTTTGATGAAATGCGATATTCCTTCAAACTCAATTTTGTATTCTTTGGTGATGCCTAAAGTCTTTGATTCTACAGAGAATTTTTCCTTTCCGCCATGCAGAATAACTTCCATAGCTTCTTCCGAAATTTTCTCTATTGGGTCAGTTAAAGTGAATTCGAATTTTTCGCCAATGATTTCCAATTGCTTGAACATCCACGAACTTTTATATTCGCCAAGCGGAGCAAAACCGCCATTTTTGATAGATAGTTTTGGATTTGGAATAATCTTTTTCAGATTTATTTCGTGAACGGTTCCCAAACCTTTACATACTTCGCAGGCACCTTTTGGTGAGTTGAATGAAAACAAATTCGGCTCTGGATTTTGATAAGATATTCCGGAAGTCGGGCACATTAAATTCCGACTGAAATAACGCACTTCATTGGTATCCTGATCCAAAATCATCAATACATTTTCGCCATGATACATCGCTGTTTTGATGCTTTCGGTCAGGCGTTTTTCATTCTCTTCAGTATTCTCAATCACCATTCTGTCGATGACAATTTCGATATCATGGGTTTTATAACGATCGAGTTTCATTCCGGGAAGTAAAT is part of the Flavobacterium sangjuense genome and harbors:
- a CDS encoding gluzincin family metallopeptidase → MKKLHYILFLFSFISFAQHNSKMIVEVDNEKKELTVNQELIYFNQTNDTLTNIVLNDWMNGYTSKNTPLAARFSDEFGRSFHLAKEKERGRTNNITIADGSKTLLTWERDKNYPDVIQIRLKEKLLPNQKASFTLSYTVKIPSDKFTKYGYGENGKMYLKNCFLIPARYEKKGFAKYDNLNLDDCANALSDYDAVVKVPQKFDLFSDLYETQRETTNGLNNYHFSGKNRQDFNLFVDGKKDFEIYKNGSIEVVSNLKDDRLNDIQRAIIIDRIVNYVSENLGKFPQSKVTVAQADYDRNPFYGLNQLPLFISPFPDEFLYEIKFLKTYLNNYLHNTLQLDPRKDNWIYDGIQVYVMMKYIEEHHPDSKMMGSVAKLKLLRGYNLVSLNFNGQYSYLYMLMARKNLDQALSNPKNTLIKFNEKIASKYRAGLSLRYLDSYLENNSVPNSIKEFVALNKTKQTQAKDFESILTTNSPKKIDWFFDKIIDSRDIIDFKFDKLTRTKDSVSFSLKNKTETNVPISVYGIKDKNVVFKKWFDTVIKDSIYTIPRNNAEKIVINYKNEVPEYNLRNNWRSLSSLRVTNRPIKFIFFKDLEDPYYNQVVYIPTLEYNLYDGLLPGIRLHNKTILDKPFNFDLNPTVSTKAQSLSGKGYLYFNQFNRDSNLYFIRYMMSGQYLHYAPDAYYTKLAPTIFFNIRPDDFRDNRKELFIVKEVIVSKEKTAFTVADKSENYAVFNTKYINTKTEVTNHLSFMGDFQYAPDFGKLAGEIQYRRLFDNNRSLNIRLFAGTFLHNKTKSTYFDFGLDRPTDYLFESEYLGRSETKGLFSQQSIVSDGFFKSMLETRTANRWMTTVNAGYSIWTWIEAYGDIGFIKNANIAPKFVYDGGIRLNLVTDYFELYFPVYSNNGWEIGQQNYGERIRFIVAFRPETLITLFTRKWF
- a CDS encoding MBOAT family O-acyltransferase, translating into MFFNSLNFAIFLPIVFLLYWFMPNKSKTSQNYILILASYYFYSCWDWRFLFLLLFSTLLVYFAGIRLENNSSQRLRKFWLWLTIIICLSVLGFFKYYNFFSKSFADLFSTIGFNVSPIILKIVLPVGISFYIFHGLSYIIDIYYKRIKAEHNFVDYSLFVSYFPLLVAGPIERATHLLPQLKVKREFDFEKAKEGIYQIIWGLVKKVVIADTCANYTNEIFNHYNSMNSLSLILGAVYFAFQIYGDFSGYSDIALGTSKLFGIDLLKNFNYPYFSRDIAEFWRRWHISLTTWFRDYLYIPLGGSKGSKWFKVRNTFIIFLVSGFWHGASWTFIAWGFINALYFIPLLLLNRNRNNIEEFELGLNFSSLRIIFNILITFIITCFAWIFFRAKTIHDALFYIKRMFTDMHFSKQYFSIERYSYELLLMLFVFVIVEWNSRTKIEPISGKYSWLKLGLCLAAIVALGVFSDYKEFIYFQF
- a CDS encoding LOG family protein, with amino-acid sequence MREDFLNEDDKIQEKLKQKTWNEVRTNDSWAIFKIMSEFVNGYESMARIGPCVSIFGSARTKPDNKYYLLAEKIAYKISKAGYGVITGGGPGIMEAGNKGAHNGEGTSVGLNIELPFEQHYNPYIDKDKNLNFDYFFVRKVMFVKYSQGFVVMPGGFGTLDELFEAVTLIQTKKIGKFPIILVGSEYWSGLINWIKTVMIEKEHNANPDDMNLIKIVDTEDEVVEALDNFYKKYNLSPNF
- the uvrA gene encoding excinuclease ABC subunit UvrA; protein product: MLDTENTIEVLGARVHNLKNIDITIPREKLVVITGLSGSGKSSLAFDTIYAEGQRRYIETFSAYARQFLGGLERPDVDKIDGLSPVIAIEQKTTSKSPRSTVGTITEIYDFLRLLYARAGEAYSYVTGEKMVSYSDDQIKELIIKNFTGKRINILAPIIRARKGHYAELFQQITKQGFVKVRVNGEVQDLLPGMKLDRYKTHDIEIVIDRMVIENTEENEKRLTESIKTAMYHGENVLMILDQDTNEVRYFSRNLMCPTSGISYQNPEPNLFSFNSPKGACEVCKGLGTVHEINLKKIIPNPKLSIKNGGFAPLGEYKSSWMFKQLEIIGEKFEFTLTDPIEKISEEAMEVILHGGKEKFSVESKTLGITKEYKIEFEGISHFIKNQYDESQSTSIKRWAKEFMDEVICPECEGSRLKKEAMYFRIYEKNIFDLSTMDISELSAWFDELDKNLSEKQKIIATEIVKEIKDRLRFLVNVGLNYLSINRSSKSLSGGEAQRIRLATQIGSQLVGVLYILDEPSIGLHQRDNEKLIHSLEQLRDIGNSVLVVEHDKDMIERADYVIDIGPKAGKFGGEIISKGTPKELLKEHTMTAMYLNGEKKIEVPKKRREGNGKFLKLTGATGNNLKNVSIELPLGKLICVTGVSGSGKSTLINETLYPILNAYYFNGVKKPQPYKKIEGLEHIDKVIDIDQSPIGRTPRSNPATYTDVFSEIRSLYTMTPEAMIRGYKAGRFSFNVSGGRCETCEGSGVRTIEMSFLPDVYVECETCQGKRFNRETLEIRYKGKSISDVLNMTVDEAVPFFENIPKIYRKVKTIQDVGLGYITLGQQSTTLSGGEAQRIKLATELSKKDTGNTFYIMDEPTTGLHFEDIRVLMDVINKLVNKGNSILIIEHNMDVIKLADYIIDIGPEGGKAGGEVVAKGTPEEIIKNKKSYTAEFLKKELL